The Camelina sativa cultivar DH55 chromosome 16, Cs, whole genome shotgun sequence sequence GAAAGATGGTAAATTCAGGTAAGGGCAGACTGCTAAGACCAACTCTTCCAGGAAATTATTCAATATAGATGAAGGCACAGGTGGTGATTCACCATTAAGTACTAGGATAAACAAGATGCATTAGTGTGGTccaataaaaatggaaaatgagAAAAGGTCATAAACAGCACAAACCAACGCCAGATCCCAACTCCAAAATTGAACATCCCTGGAGAATCTCAGCATTTTCTGAGAGATAACCATTCATAAGCATCGCACCAGGCCAAACCAGCTGCCCTGTTAAATCAAAATCAGCTGTACCACAAACAACTTAGACATCCTGTTATGTAACAGCATATAGCTTTTATGATATAAACTACGAGGATAGAGATAAAAATCGCTGAACTCTCATTACTCATAAAATAGTCTTTCACTGGAAAAGGAATTTCAAAGAATACACCAGTCAAAAATGATCGatgaataaaaattaacaaaaatgggTCGTGCTTAGTCTTTGTTAATCAGATGACTCAAACCTCACAGCAATTATTACTTCAAAATTTTCATCTAAGAAAAAAGATACTGCAATACAATACTACACAAGGgtggagataaaaaaaaatctctgaatTCTAATTGATCCTACATAGTCTTTCAATGGCAATATAAAAGTTCAAAGAATACACCAGCCTCGTATACAGATCAGTGACTCGACATTGACTAACAATAACTTCATGAAGATTTGAAGAGCATATGCACAACATAAGTTCAACTCTGATCATAACACAAACCTCacaacaaccaaatcaaaggtTATGCCAataaagttttctccttttttctaATCTAAGAAGCAAAAATACAATGCAAGATTGAttcaagataaataaaaaagaaactcacTTGAAGCTGATTGGAGACAGTAGAGCTCAAGAACATGAGAACCAAACGTAAACTTGGTCAACTGATAACTGCATCgggaaaaaaaagacaaaacaaacatgTCTCTAAGGAAACCATAACCTAACACTTGATCAAAggttaaaaaccaaattaaacaaaaatttgtataattttttttttgtttctgtaacAAAATTACTCATCGTTGATGAAGAAGGACTCCAAACAgactatttcttcttcttcctcttctttatttGCTTCTCTCCGTTTCTCACTTTCGCTACCCATCTTTGATTGCAGAAACTAAACCAGATTATAATTAAACTTTATCAGATTCCAAAAACTCATATAAAGTTTGTTGCAACAAATCCCAAATTCGAAGTTAAACTATGCAAAGAGTTGAAGGTACTTTGTCAGAGGGGTGCGGCAACAATTGCGTCTGATGAGTGATGACTACAGCTGCGGGCGGCGGTTCCGGGAATAAGTGATTAGCGTTAGAGAGCAGACCAAACCGATGCTTTTTCGGTTATCTGATTTTAACCGGTTTCAGAAGAAAATTGAAATCCATCTAATTTCACAGTCAAGACTCCGAGAACCCATCATCTTTTTGTGTGTCATTATTATTGCTAATAAGAAATGTATTAAtaagatatattaataaaaaaaaacagtcttgTAGATAAcgtaaatttataaattctataaagtaataaaatgaaaattttattatagtttgataagatgtaatttttttgcagttttatgtgtttttatagTGTTTCatttagaattattttattttaatagttgtattttttttacaaatatttaggTATGTTCAAATGTTCATTTTTTACCTCTATATATTTGGTCACTCCGtacaaaacttaaaatttatgtattttacatggattgtgttttttgttttgtaatgaataaaaatattatggaatTCAATATCGACGACGTAGTTTCATAATTCTGGCCAAAAAAATTATGCTTGGAATATTGGAGGAGGTGCTTGGGTTCTTAGAAATTTTGAAAGTACATGCAGTTTTACTCCACACTGGAAGGGAGGAGCCTTTAGTAACATAGTAGTCTCAAATAATGAAATGGAATTGGAATGTTGGCTTTTGGgtaataaaaaatttgagaagTCTCACGATTAGGAGAGTGATTCTTTCTCGCTACTGAGAGTCAAAAGATTTGATACAAACTGTTCTCAGACCAGAAGCCTAGCCTTCTTTTAAATGCGAATCAGAGGTTTTGTTGGTAGAGGGTTAAATCTCATCCCCTTTCGGAGATTACACAAAGAGGATAGAAGTGCAAACAAAGGAGCATTCCCGATTGCTCAAAGTGTTGACTAGAGAGGGATCGAGTACAATCATATGATTATTTCCACCGTGATTACCCCAAACGTGATTGATTATTTCTGAAACTTAAACTGTTGAGCAGAGACACAcaatcatatactatataacaatAATCCCAAGGCAAAGCAAAATTGATTTGTTGACTAAGATAGATAGAGGTCAAAAGGATACTAAAAACTtgacaaaatcttcaaaaacatccctaatatataaaaaacttgtACGGCACATGTTAAAATGACTTATCCCTAATATCAAAATGCCgacatacaaaaacaaatatatatatatatatatataaaaatataagatgCGTTAAATTAGGGGAAACACCACAGAATCAACATTTAATTGagatctaaaagaaaaaagaatctttattgttgttgttgttgaagaagaagaagaagaagaagaagaagaagagaaactttATTGAAAGAAAATGGGAGCAgcgaagaataataataatatatgggCATTAGCCAACGCCgaagatggaggaggaggaggagctaaCGGCAACGACAACGCCCAACAGATTCCATATTCTTCGTTCGTCGTCGATACGTCTTTGCCTCTTCCTCTCATGATTCCTCGTATCATGTTCGTCTTTTCCCAATTCTCTCATTCGTTTCCTTCTATTGTTCCCCGTTTGCTTtcgatttgctttttttttttttgttttccattctAATATTGGGATTTGAGGAACAAGTCTCTGACCTAGAGAGAACCCAGAAGTTGGCTTTATTGCTATTTTCTTTACACTTGGGATTTGTTGTTTCTATGGTGGAGGGCTGTGGTTGTTGTAAAGCGCTTTGTGATGACATACATAGTTACAAAAAAGGAGACAAAAGTGATTAGACTGCTTTGTTGTTGACTCATAGTTCTTGTTATTGTCTCGTTTTCATGGCGTATTAgtcaaaaaaatgaatatgaatGTGGCATGAGTCTTGTTTCTTTCTGtcggaagagagagagataaaagctatcttgaacctttttttttattttattttgggttcTAATTGCTGCTTTCTTTACAGAGAGCTATGTAAAGATCTGTTCAAGAATTGGCGAGAGCTTCATGATTCACTCTTCTCTGTCGAGAGAGTATCAGGAGGCATCACAAATCTATGTGAGTTTCCATTATATCACCTTCTTTCCTTTACAAGTTTACTTGTCAATGTTCATATTCTACCTTGTTGCAATGTTGGTTTTCAATTGTTCATAGAAATGTGTGTTGGATCGGAACTCAGCattattttttacatcttttaTTCTGGCAGTGCTCAAGGTTTCTGTGAAGGAAGACACAGATAGACAAGTATCTGTAACAGTTCGACTGTATGGGCCTAACACGGAGTATGTTATTAACCGTGAGAGAGAGATACTGGTAATTTCCCTTATTCATATTATATCATAAGTCCCTTCCCCTTGTGTTCTGGTCTGTCTTTTTGATTTCTTAGTTTGTGTTACCAAGAATTTCTCTgttatttgaattatttgtcTTCTCGTGATGTCAACTTGAAGATTCAGCCTTACATCCGATCATGGCAGAGTTTTTGCTCGTTTTTTCTTgatgtatcaaaaaaaaaaaaaatctgctaGTGTTCCTGTTATTTCTCTTGCACCATTTGAAGTTTTGTCATTTGTCTTTTTCGTTATATGCTCCTCTCATCTTCAATAGGCTATCAAGTATCTCTCGGCTGCTGGATTTGGTGCCAAGTTGCTTGGTGGATTTGGAAATGGCATGGTGCAATCATTCATCAATGCAAGAACCTTAGAGCCATCAGGTATGCATTTTAAATTCTTGTAGCGGAATATAGAATATCTTTAAAATATGTAAGTGGATTACCTGGACATTCACATGGTTAAACAAATCGAATGAAGGTTTGACTccacaagaaaaaataacaaatggaTAAGCTTCAATTCTTGTGAAGAATACTTCTATCCTATGGAATTATTGGCATTGCTCCTCATTAACATTGGTGGAACATCTCTTTAAACTATGGACTTTGCAGTCTTGTGTTTCATTTGTTTACTGTAATAATAGTGGACGAGCTGTTCAGTCGAATTCTGTTTTATGCACTTCAAATGAATCtcatttctcttttgttgtGGGCAGACATGAGAGAGCCAAAGATTTCTGCGGAAATTGCCAAAGAGCTTGGAAAGTTTCATAAAGTGGACATACCAGGTTCCAAGGAACCTCAGTTGTGGGTTGATATCTTGAAGTTCTATGAAAAaggtcttacaatttttttttgttttgattactgttatatttttttctccttcaatgAGCGTTGGCTACAAATCATCTCATATGCAATTTCTACGTCTGCCCGGTACCCTTACTTGCAGCATCTACTCTTAGGTTTGAAGAGCCTGACAAGCAGAAGCTCTTTGAGACAATTTCGTTTCAAGAA is a genomic window containing:
- the LOC104752585 gene encoding probable ethanolamine kinase, which produces MGAAKNNNNIWALANAEDGGGGGANGNDNAQQIPYSSFVVDTSLPLPLMIPRIIELCKDLFKNWRELHDSLFSVERVSGGITNLLLKVSVKEDTDRQVSVTVRLYGPNTEYVINREREILAIKYLSAAGFGAKLLGGFGNGMVQSFINARTLEPSDMREPKISAEIAKELGKFHKVDIPGSKEPQLWVDILKFYEKASTLRFEEPDKQKLFETISFQELHKEIIELREFTGLLNAPVVFAHNDLLSGNLMLNDEEEKLYLIDFEYGSYNYRGFDIGNHFNEYAGYDCDYSLYPSKEEQYHFIKHYLQPDKPDEVSVAEVESVFVETDAYKLASHLYWAIWAIIQARMSPIEFEYLGYFFLRYNEYKKQKPLTFSLVTSYMSASV